The Bombus terrestris chromosome 16, iyBomTerr1.2, whole genome shotgun sequence genome includes a region encoding these proteins:
- the LOC105666615 gene encoding fibroin heavy chain-like, which produces MKTFIFCLLVPATIASGVESGKPEKSKRGVLLGTGGLGGSSGGVDLGYSTTYGGISGGYTGGLSGGLAGSLSSGLPGLQGSLNGGLVGPLSGSLTGGLSAGLNGAPTEGGIRTIAQQVPVVIPQPYPVPRPVPGPWYVRQNLPLVRETSLRTPQQTALTLHRSTGISQAVRVPVSIPQPISIPQPVPVSVLIPVSSGSIGGSGLTSGVTSGLGSGLNSGITGGLSGFSGGLNTGLGSSYGSGLTSSYGSGLGSSYGYGLTSSYGSSLGSSLGSSGLSAGYGSGLGSGLGAGLGSISISPGVGLGSGLSSGLGSGLGTSLGSGIGTQGLTANLGAGYGAGYGYASSGALGGATLGAGSLGGGALGGASTIIIKKH; this is translated from the exons ATGAAGACGTTCATA TTCTGCCTTTTGGTGCCCGCCACTATTGCTAGCGGAGTTGAATCAGGAAAGCCAGAGAAGTCGAAGAGAGGCGTTCTTCTAGGCACAGGAGGACTTGGAGGATCATCAGGAGGCGTAGACCTGGGTTATAGTACTACCTATGGCGGAATTTCGGGAGGATACACTGGAGGATTATCAGGAGGACTGGCTGGAAGCCTCTCGAGTGGACTTCCAGGATTACAAGGCTCTCTTAACGGTGGCCTAGTTGGACCTCTGTCAGGGAGCCTGACTGGAGGACTATCTGCAGGGTTAAACGGGGCTCCAACTGAAGGTGGGATTCGCACTATCGCCCAACAAGTGCCAGTCGTAATTCCCCAACCCTATCCAGTGCCCAGGCCTGTCCCAGGTCCCTGGTACGTGAGACAAAATCTGCCTCTCGTCAGGGAAACGTCACTTCGCACGCCTCAACAAACCGCACTGACACTCCATAGGTCCACAGGCATTTCTCAGGCTGTTAGAGTGCCAGTCTCAATCCCGCAACCTATCTCTATCCCTCAACCTGTTCCTGTGTCTGTCTTGATACCTGTATCTTCAGGATCTATCGGAGGATCTGGTCTGACTTCTGGAGTCACTAGTGGCCTCGGCTCTGGTTTGAATTCGGGTATCACTGGTGGTCTCAGTGGCTTCAGCGGAGGGTTGAATACTGGTTTGGGATCCAGCTACGGGTCTGGCTTGACCTCCAGTTACGGATCAGGCCTGGGATCGAGCTACGGATATGGCCTAACCTCTAGTTACGGATCTAGCTTAGGTTCCAGTCTTGGCTCCTCAGGCCTCAGTGCTGGATATGGGTCAGGATTGGGCTCTGGTCTAGGTGCTGGCCTTGGCTCTATTAGCATCTCTCCTGGAGTTGGTTTAGGATCTGGATTGAGTTCTGGGCTTGGTTCCGGACTTGGAACCAGTCTTGGCTCTGGAATTGGCACTCAGGGGTTGACTGCTAATCTTGGAGCTGGATACGGAGCTGGGTATGGATACGCTTCGTCTGGTGCTTTAGGAGGAGCTACTCTGGGAGCTGGTTCTCTTGGGGGTGGGGCACTAGGAGGAGCCAGTACGATCATTATAAAGAAACACTGA